A stretch of the Streptomyces venezuelae genome encodes the following:
- a CDS encoding alkaline phosphatase family protein produces the protein MPRTPKRARWSALIAAVGAFGLLGAFTVANSQAADAGPQSAPAAASAAAALPAYDHVVVVVYENKQYGEIIGSANAPYINQLANNGASLTAMKALTHPSQPNYFNLFSGSTQGITGDGCYVPQSMTAANLGQELIAAGKTFATYNQGLPSEGSTVCTNGQYAQKHNPWFAFKNVPLNTGKTWAQFPQGNFAALPDFSFIVPDQCNDMHSCPVSTGDTWTKNNIDAYAQWAKANNSLLVLTWDEDNFLGSNQIATVFYGAHVKTGRYGTAFNHYNLLRTFEDLFGTTHAGNAANVQPISEVFGTGGPDPTPTPTPTPTPGDLKVTDPGPHTCKFNQSCTIQITATGGKPPIRYAATGLPWGLTMDASSGRISGKPWGSGTVQIAVTATDSAGATANATFPLTINWF, from the coding sequence ATGCCAAGAACACCGAAGCGGGCCCGCTGGTCCGCACTGATCGCCGCGGTGGGCGCCTTCGGCCTGCTGGGCGCGTTCACCGTCGCCAACTCCCAGGCGGCCGACGCCGGTCCGCAGTCCGCGCCCGCGGCTGCCTCGGCTGCCGCGGCCCTCCCGGCGTACGACCACGTGGTGGTCGTCGTCTACGAGAACAAGCAGTACGGCGAGATCATCGGCAGCGCCAACGCGCCCTACATCAACCAGCTGGCCAACAACGGCGCCAGCCTGACCGCGATGAAGGCCCTCACCCACCCCAGCCAGCCGAACTACTTCAACCTGTTCTCGGGCTCCACCCAGGGCATCACGGGCGACGGCTGCTACGTCCCGCAGTCGATGACCGCGGCCAACCTCGGCCAGGAGCTGATCGCGGCGGGCAAGACCTTCGCCACCTACAACCAGGGTCTGCCGAGCGAGGGTTCGACGGTCTGCACCAACGGCCAGTACGCGCAGAAGCACAACCCCTGGTTCGCGTTCAAGAACGTCCCGCTGAACACCGGGAAGACCTGGGCGCAGTTCCCGCAGGGCAACTTCGCGGCGCTGCCGGACTTCTCGTTCATCGTGCCGGACCAGTGCAACGACATGCACTCCTGCCCGGTGTCCACGGGCGACACCTGGACGAAGAACAACATCGACGCGTACGCGCAGTGGGCGAAGGCCAACAACAGTCTGCTGGTGCTGACCTGGGACGAGGACAACTTCCTCGGCTCCAACCAGATCGCGACCGTGTTCTACGGCGCGCATGTGAAGACGGGCAGGTACGGGACCGCCTTCAACCACTACAACCTGCTGCGCACCTTCGAGGACCTGTTCGGCACCACGCACGCGGGGAACGCCGCGAACGTCCAGCCGATCTCGGAGGTGTTCGGCACCGGCGGCCCCGATCCCACGCCGACCCCGACACCCACCCCGACTCCCGGTGATCTGAAGGTCACCGATCCCGGGCCGCACACCTGCAAGTTCAACCAGTCCTGCACGATCCAGATCACCGCGACCGGTGGCAAGCCGCCGATCCGGTATGCGGCCACCGGTCTGCCCTGGGGTCTGACCATGGACGCCAGCTCGGGCCGGATCAGCGGAAAGCCATGGGGCAGCGGCACCGTCCAGATCGCCGTCACCGCGACCGACTCGGCCGGAGCCACCGCCAACGCCACCTTCCCGCTCACCATCAACTGGTTCTAG
- a CDS encoding MFS transporter: MYLSASRAADAAKDLPATATAAPGRRAVPGTVLALGLVSLVTDISAEMVTAVLPLYLMAGLGMSPLAFGALDGLHQGATALFRLAGGRIADRTRRRKLVAGAGYGLSAACKAILPAVGTPWSVAAVLAADRTGKGLRTAPRDALISLSAPPDEQGRAFGVHRAMDTAGALLGPLAAFGVLWVAVDGYDAVFTVSFCFAVLGVVLLALFVREAPAPAAVRGAPLPPLRTLAALPGLRRLCLAAGLLGLVTVSDAFLFLLVQRRLELPAAWFPLLPVGTAAAFLLCALPAGRLADRIGRARVFLGGHVLLLIACLLLLGPVPAGPVIAVGVPALLGVFYAATDGVLMAAAGPLLPEELRTTGLACLQTVQALARFAGSLLFGAAWTLWGPHSALAVAAAGLAAVLITLCLLASAGKLRITHRS; this comes from the coding sequence GTGTACCTGTCTGCCAGCCGGGCCGCGGACGCCGCCAAGGACCTCCCCGCGACCGCGACCGCTGCCCCGGGGCGCCGCGCCGTCCCCGGCACCGTCCTCGCGCTCGGCCTGGTCAGTCTGGTCACGGACATCTCCGCGGAGATGGTCACCGCCGTCCTGCCGCTGTACCTGATGGCGGGCCTCGGCATGTCTCCGCTCGCGTTCGGCGCCCTGGACGGGCTTCACCAGGGCGCCACCGCACTGTTCCGGCTGGCCGGCGGACGGATCGCGGACCGCACCCGGCGCCGCAAACTGGTCGCCGGGGCCGGCTACGGGCTGTCCGCGGCCTGCAAGGCCATCCTGCCGGCCGTCGGCACCCCCTGGTCGGTGGCGGCGGTGCTGGCCGCCGACCGCACCGGCAAGGGGCTGCGCACCGCCCCGCGTGATGCGCTGATCTCGCTGTCCGCGCCGCCCGACGAGCAGGGCCGGGCCTTCGGTGTGCACCGGGCCATGGACACGGCCGGTGCGCTGCTGGGCCCGCTGGCCGCGTTCGGGGTGCTGTGGGTGGCGGTGGACGGCTATGACGCCGTGTTCACGGTCAGCTTCTGCTTCGCGGTGCTCGGGGTGGTGCTGCTCGCGCTGTTCGTACGGGAGGCCCCGGCGCCCGCGGCGGTGCGCGGCGCCCCGCTCCCGCCACTGCGGACCCTGGCCGCCCTGCCGGGACTGCGCCGGCTGTGCCTGGCCGCCGGTCTGCTGGGGCTGGTCACGGTCAGCGACGCCTTCCTCTTCCTGCTGGTGCAGCGGCGGCTGGAGCTGCCGGCCGCCTGGTTCCCGCTGCTGCCGGTGGGCACGGCAGCCGCCTTCCTGTTGTGTGCGCTGCCGGCCGGCCGGCTCGCGGACCGGATCGGCCGGGCGCGGGTGTTCCTCGGCGGCCACGTCCTGCTGCTGATCGCCTGCCTGCTGCTGCTCGGCCCGGTACCGGCCGGTCCGGTCATCGCCGTGGGCGTGCCGGCGCTCCTCGGGGTCTTCTACGCCGCCACCGACGGGGTGCTGATGGCCGCGGCGGGTCCGCTGCTGCCCGAGGAGCTGCGCACCACCGGCCTCGCCTGTCTCCAGACCGTCCAGGCGCTGGCCCGCTTCGCCGGGTCCCTGCTGTTCGGTGCCGCCTGGACCCTGTGGGGGCCGCACTCGGCGCTGGCGGTGGCAGCCGCCGGGCTGGCCGCTGTCCTGATCACACTCTGCCTGCTCGCCTCCGCCGGTAAGCTCCGGATCACTCACCGGAGTTGA
- a CDS encoding class I SAM-dependent methyltransferase, whose product MTPPFPPTRPTGPTGHAKPARGSVPWVSLALITALGAGTVRARQRLRALPVLPAATGPTGSPGAALLPRPAGWYLITAPGVEADAATFLAACAYADRQGLRVLDLVPADLPAEQALGLLRLVDPAAYPLDRLAEGRGAGYAVLVAEDVLDRGGPGDWTSATAPRTRAELLALVRRLKEFAPAATGLAVAPGLRCGPGSQPADRAAELRAQGLPPGPLAGAQLAGLGALTAGCLRQGRWGALAAALYWLQPYAVLGGRRGPLRPADLARATAARPWHSLRAALRTAGAAPTPGPGPDGVPNGDGPDPAAAYRVELAAGTDRFFEARRCDCPWCGSEQLAVLVRVPDLLQGKPGRFVLERCGDCGHVFQNPRLTPEGLDFYYRDFYEGHGGEGAGTVFGRLGESYRRRASMVRPYAPPAGPASWLDVGTGHGHFCNAARAVWPDTRFDGLDMGEGVRAAELRGWAGTGYQGQFPEFAVKLAGQYEVVSMFHYLEHTRDPLTEIDTAATVLAPGGHLLIELPDPQSRMARLLGPAWLPWFQPQHQHLIPAANLREALAERGFTVLAEEHGPAHQGNDFFGAVALTVTRLAPDPDSPWAVRTTPGRRALRHAVRVAALPCFVAAAGLDAVRSAVARVTDGGNAYRMLARRDEE is encoded by the coding sequence ATGACGCCGCCCTTCCCCCCGACCAGGCCGACCGGGCCGACCGGGCACGCCAAACCGGCCCGCGGCTCCGTTCCGTGGGTGTCGCTGGCGCTGATCACCGCGCTCGGCGCCGGAACCGTACGGGCCCGGCAGCGGCTGCGCGCCCTGCCGGTACTGCCCGCCGCCACCGGCCCCACCGGCTCCCCCGGTGCCGCCCTCCTGCCGCGGCCGGCCGGCTGGTACCTGATCACCGCGCCGGGGGTCGAGGCCGACGCGGCCACCTTCCTGGCCGCCTGCGCGTACGCCGACCGGCAGGGCCTGCGGGTGCTCGACCTGGTCCCGGCGGACCTGCCCGCCGAGCAGGCCCTCGGGCTGCTGCGGCTGGTGGACCCCGCCGCCTATCCGCTGGACCGGCTGGCGGAGGGCCGGGGCGCCGGGTACGCCGTACTGGTCGCCGAGGACGTCCTGGACCGCGGCGGCCCCGGCGACTGGACGTCGGCGACGGCACCGCGCACCCGCGCGGAACTTCTCGCCCTGGTACGGCGGTTGAAGGAGTTCGCCCCGGCCGCCACCGGGCTGGCCGTCGCCCCCGGGCTGCGCTGTGGCCCGGGCTCCCAACCGGCGGACCGGGCCGCCGAGCTCCGGGCCCAGGGGCTGCCGCCGGGTCCGCTGGCCGGTGCCCAGCTCGCCGGGCTGGGCGCGCTCACGGCCGGATGCCTCCGGCAGGGTCGCTGGGGTGCGCTGGCCGCGGCCCTGTACTGGCTCCAGCCCTACGCCGTACTCGGCGGGCGGCGCGGGCCGCTGCGGCCGGCCGATCTGGCCCGGGCCACCGCGGCGCGGCCCTGGCACTCCCTCCGCGCGGCCCTCCGTACCGCCGGCGCCGCCCCAACGCCCGGCCCCGGCCCCGACGGGGTCCCGAACGGCGACGGTCCGGACCCCGCCGCCGCCTACCGGGTCGAACTGGCCGCCGGCACCGACCGGTTCTTCGAGGCCCGCCGCTGCGACTGCCCCTGGTGCGGTTCCGAGCAGCTCGCCGTCCTCGTCCGGGTGCCGGACCTGCTCCAGGGCAAGCCCGGCCGGTTCGTCCTCGAACGGTGCGGCGACTGCGGGCACGTCTTCCAGAACCCGCGGCTGACCCCGGAGGGTCTGGACTTCTACTACCGGGACTTCTACGAGGGCCACGGCGGCGAAGGCGCGGGCACGGTCTTCGGCCGGCTGGGCGAGTCGTACCGGCGGCGGGCCTCGATGGTCCGGCCGTACGCCCCGCCCGCCGGACCCGCGTCCTGGCTCGATGTCGGCACCGGCCACGGGCACTTCTGCAATGCCGCGCGCGCCGTGTGGCCGGACACCCGGTTCGACGGGCTGGACATGGGCGAGGGGGTGCGGGCGGCGGAGCTGCGCGGCTGGGCCGGGACCGGATACCAGGGCCAGTTCCCGGAGTTCGCGGTGAAGCTGGCCGGCCAGTACGAGGTGGTCAGCATGTTCCACTACCTGGAGCACACCCGCGACCCGCTGACCGAGATCGACACGGCGGCGACGGTGCTCGCCCCCGGCGGCCATCTGCTGATCGAACTGCCCGATCCGCAATCGCGGATGGCCCGGCTCCTCGGACCGGCCTGGCTGCCCTGGTTCCAGCCGCAGCACCAGCACCTGATCCCGGCCGCCAACCTGCGGGAGGCACTGGCCGAGCGCGGGTTCACCGTGCTGGCCGAGGAACACGGCCCGGCGCACCAGGGCAACGACTTCTTCGGCGCGGTGGCCCTGACCGTGACCCGGCTGGCACCGGATCCGGACAGCCCGTGGGCCGTCCGCACCACGCCGGGGCGCCGTGCGCTGCGGCATGCGGTGCGGGTCGCGGCCCTGCCCTGCTTCGTGGCCGCGGCCGGGCTCGACGCGGTCCGTTCCGCGGTCGCCCGGGTCACCGACGGCGGCAACGCCTACCGGATGCTGGCCCGCAGGGACGAGGAGTGA
- a CDS encoding MazG-like family protein — protein MHDADVWKTISALAETFEVRDAGRGVAPEEQWTLQVLKIGEEFGEAAQAVIGVRGTNPRKGTSHTWEDVQAEVADTIITAMVALTRMRPDDAAEYFARQLALKSDRFLTRQDPPGKAVLPADRSPAP, from the coding sequence ATGCACGACGCCGATGTCTGGAAGACGATCTCCGCCCTGGCCGAGACCTTCGAGGTCCGGGACGCCGGGCGGGGAGTGGCACCGGAGGAGCAGTGGACCCTCCAGGTGCTGAAGATCGGGGAGGAGTTCGGCGAGGCGGCGCAGGCCGTGATCGGGGTGCGCGGTACCAACCCGCGCAAGGGCACTTCGCACACCTGGGAGGACGTACAGGCCGAGGTGGCCGACACCATCATCACCGCCATGGTGGCCCTGACCCGGATGCGGCCCGATGACGCCGCGGAGTACTTCGCCCGGCAACTCGCCCTCAAGTCCGACCGCTTCCTGACCCGCCAGGACCCGCCCGGGAAGGCCGTCCTCCCGGCGGACCGCTCGCCCGCACCCTAG
- a CDS encoding TetR/AcrR family transcriptional regulator → MSKDRSGTEDPARTLELLWRESAQEPAGRRGPRQGLSVDAVVDAAVELADRDGLNALTMRSLATALGVTPMSLYTYVPGKTELLDLMLDQVWGRMERRPVPADADWRTRLTAVADDNRDLLFRHPWVADLAATRPPMGPGVIGKYERELAAFEGMGLPDVEMDAGLTHLLAFVHATVRAALDAAEHNRRQSDDEWWDATAPLLERVMDAEAYPLAFRVGSSVGAYSPETAWAFGLRCVLDGIAARLPGEVSGRSDQR, encoded by the coding sequence ATGAGCAAGGACCGCAGTGGTACGGAAGACCCCGCCCGCACGCTGGAGCTGCTGTGGCGCGAGTCCGCGCAGGAGCCGGCCGGCCGGCGCGGACCGCGGCAGGGACTCAGCGTGGACGCCGTGGTCGACGCGGCCGTCGAACTGGCCGACCGGGACGGACTGAACGCCCTGACCATGCGCTCGCTGGCCACCGCCCTGGGCGTCACCCCGATGTCCCTGTACACCTACGTCCCGGGCAAGACCGAACTGCTCGACCTCATGCTCGATCAGGTGTGGGGCCGGATGGAGCGCCGGCCGGTCCCCGCGGACGCCGACTGGCGGACCCGGCTGACGGCGGTCGCCGACGACAACCGCGACCTGCTGTTCCGGCACCCCTGGGTGGCCGACCTCGCCGCCACCCGCCCGCCCATGGGTCCCGGCGTGATCGGGAAGTACGAGCGCGAGCTCGCCGCCTTCGAGGGCATGGGACTGCCCGACGTGGAGATGGACGCCGGGCTCACCCACCTCCTCGCCTTCGTGCACGCGACCGTCAGGGCCGCCCTCGACGCGGCCGAGCACAACCGGCGGCAGAGCGACGACGAGTGGTGGGACGCCACCGCGCCCCTGCTGGAACGGGTCATGGACGCCGAGGCCTACCCGCTGGCCTTCCGGGTCGGCAGCAGCGTCGGCGCCTACAGCCCGGAAACCGCCTGGGCCTTCGGCCTCCGCTGCGTCCTGGACGGGATCGCGGCCCGGCTGCCCGGGGAGGTGTCCGGCCGCTCGGATCAGCGGTAG
- a CDS encoding glycosyltransferase: MLFVVPPLAGHVNPTVAVGSELAGRGHEVAWTGPAGVLSGLLPGHARILPAGDLAGDSYVSLHERWRDLRGVRALQFLWEEALVPLARAMVPGVTEAVRTFRPDVVVADQQALAGPVVARRLKVPWATSASTSAELTGPFEGFPKVGEWVAAQIAGLLAEFPGGAEAADWDPRFSERLVLVFSTPELVGRERDFAGHYAFVGPAFGSRPPSPGFPWRQLDPDRRRVLVSLGTLNREAGGRFYAAVLGAAERLAGSGVQLVLAAPAALVHSVAGGPLPDGLLLRETVPQLELLPHLDAVVSHGGHNTVCETLAHGLPLVLAPIRDDQPIVAQQVVDAGAGVRVRFGRTRAEELRDALTAVLDEPGPRRAARRIQASFAAAGGAAAAADHVEKLI; the protein is encoded by the coding sequence ATCCTCTTCGTCGTCCCGCCGCTGGCCGGACACGTCAATCCGACGGTCGCCGTCGGCTCCGAACTCGCCGGCCGCGGCCACGAGGTCGCCTGGACCGGGCCGGCCGGGGTGCTTTCGGGACTGCTGCCCGGCCACGCCCGGATCCTGCCGGCCGGTGATCTGGCCGGCGACTCGTACGTCTCCCTGCACGAGCGGTGGCGGGATCTGCGCGGGGTGCGGGCGCTGCAGTTCCTCTGGGAGGAGGCGCTGGTGCCGCTGGCCCGGGCCATGGTGCCGGGGGTCACCGAGGCCGTGCGCACCTTCCGCCCGGATGTGGTGGTCGCCGACCAGCAGGCGCTGGCCGGGCCGGTCGTGGCGCGCCGGCTGAAGGTGCCGTGGGCGACCTCCGCGAGCACCTCGGCGGAACTGACCGGACCGTTCGAGGGGTTCCCCAAGGTCGGGGAGTGGGTGGCGGCGCAGATCGCCGGACTGCTCGCCGAGTTCCCCGGCGGCGCGGAGGCCGCCGACTGGGACCCGCGGTTCTCGGAGCGGCTGGTGCTGGTGTTCTCCACTCCCGAACTGGTGGGCAGGGAACGGGATTTCGCGGGCCATTACGCCTTCGTGGGCCCCGCCTTCGGCTCGCGTCCGCCTTCCCCCGGCTTCCCCTGGCGGCAGCTCGATCCCGACCGCCGCCGGGTGCTGGTCTCCCTGGGCACGCTCAACCGGGAGGCCGGTGGCCGGTTCTACGCCGCCGTGCTCGGCGCGGCGGAGCGGCTGGCCGGATCCGGGGTCCAGCTGGTCCTGGCAGCACCGGCCGCTTTGGTCCACAGCGTGGCCGGGGGCCCGCTGCCGGACGGCCTGCTCCTCCGGGAGACCGTGCCGCAGCTGGAGCTGCTGCCGCACCTCGACGCGGTGGTCAGCCACGGCGGCCACAACACGGTGTGCGAGACCCTCGCCCACGGGCTGCCGCTGGTCCTCGCACCCATCCGGGACGACCAGCCGATCGTGGCCCAGCAGGTCGTCGATGCGGGGGCGGGGGTTCGGGTGCGGTTCGGCCGGACCCGCGCCGAGGAACTGCGGGACGCGCTCACGGCCGTGCTGGACGAGCCCGGCCCGCGCCGGGCCGCCCGGCGCATCCAGGCCTCCTTCGCCGCGGCGGGCGGAGCCGCCGCCGCGGCCGACCATGTGGAGAAGCTGATATGA
- a CDS encoding alpha/beta fold hydrolase → MAEVSANGLRFHVQRLPAPEDAASARPVVVFLHGLVVDNLSSFYCPLAVPVARSGHEAVLYDLRGHGRSERPAAGYDSATAIRDLVALLTALGLGHRPVHLVGNSYGGTLAVHAALARPDLVVGLTLLEPPLSGAWVENMVDTLSAAALSLEDSEVPGELRSLRLRKAANLTAIADRLLNRTTLIDDIAAGRTFTAADYRRLSCPVLIVCGEHSELVPGALELERHADRCSVEILPGLGHDVLKESSGALRKAVLAHLDEVAAADGRRAGALVP, encoded by the coding sequence ATGGCCGAGGTATCCGCCAACGGGCTCCGCTTCCACGTACAGCGACTGCCCGCCCCCGAGGACGCCGCCTCCGCCCGGCCCGTGGTGGTCTTCCTGCACGGGCTGGTCGTCGACAACCTGTCCTCCTTCTACTGCCCGCTCGCCGTCCCGGTCGCCCGGTCCGGCCACGAGGCAGTCCTCTACGACCTGCGCGGACACGGCCGCAGCGAACGGCCCGCCGCCGGGTACGACAGTGCGACGGCCATCCGGGACCTCGTCGCCCTCCTCACCGCGCTCGGCTTGGGGCACCGGCCGGTGCATCTGGTCGGCAACAGCTACGGCGGCACCCTCGCCGTGCACGCCGCACTGGCCCGGCCGGACCTCGTCGTCGGCCTCACCCTGCTCGAACCCCCGCTCAGCGGGGCCTGGGTGGAGAACATGGTCGACACCCTGTCGGCCGCCGCGCTCAGCCTGGAGGACAGTGAGGTCCCGGGCGAGTTGCGCTCGCTGCGGCTGCGCAAGGCCGCCAATCTGACCGCCATCGCCGATCGACTCCTCAACCGCACCACGCTCATCGACGACATCGCGGCCGGCCGCACCTTCACCGCGGCCGACTACCGGCGGCTGTCCTGCCCGGTGCTGATCGTATGCGGGGAGCACTCGGAACTGGTGCCGGGTGCACTGGAGTTGGAGCGGCACGCGGACCGCTGTTCGGTGGAGATCCTGCCCGGTCTCGGGCATGACGTCCTGAAGGAGAGCAGCGGCGCCCTGCGCAAGGCCGTGCTCGCGCACCTCGACGAGGTGGCAGCCGCCGACGGCCGCCGGGCGGGGGCGCTGGTGCCGTGA
- a CDS encoding SDR family oxidoreductase — protein sequence MAGTLEGKVALVAGGTRGAGRGVAVQLGAEGATVYVTGRSTRGKRSEYDRPETVEESAALVTAAGGLGIPVVCDHLVPEQVEALVGRIDSEQGRLDVLVNDIWGGELLFEWESTVWEHDLDNGLRLLRLAVETHAITSHFALPLLLRTPGGLVVEMTDGTEEYNRSTYRVSFFYDIAKSSVLRMAFALGHELGPRGATAVALTPGWLRSEMMLDNYGVTEANWRDATERSPHFAISETPSYVGRAVAALAADPEVARWNGRSLSSGQLAREYGFTDLDGSRPDAWRYLVEVQDPGRPADTTGYR from the coding sequence ATGGCTGGAACGCTGGAAGGCAAGGTCGCCCTGGTCGCCGGAGGCACCCGCGGTGCGGGCCGCGGGGTGGCCGTACAGCTGGGCGCGGAGGGCGCGACGGTGTACGTCACCGGGCGCAGCACCCGGGGGAAGCGGTCGGAGTACGACCGGCCGGAGACGGTGGAGGAGAGCGCCGCACTGGTGACGGCGGCGGGCGGGCTGGGCATCCCGGTGGTCTGTGACCACCTGGTGCCGGAGCAGGTCGAGGCGCTGGTCGGCCGGATCGACTCCGAGCAGGGCCGGCTGGACGTGCTGGTGAACGACATCTGGGGCGGTGAGCTGCTCTTCGAGTGGGAGAGCACGGTCTGGGAGCACGATCTGGACAACGGGCTGCGGCTGCTGCGGCTCGCGGTGGAGACCCATGCCATCACCAGTCATTTCGCGCTGCCGCTGCTCCTGCGCACCCCGGGCGGGCTGGTGGTGGAGATGACGGACGGGACCGAGGAGTACAACCGGTCCACCTACCGGGTGTCCTTCTTCTACGACATCGCCAAGTCCTCGGTGCTGCGGATGGCGTTCGCGCTGGGGCACGAGCTGGGTCCGCGCGGGGCGACGGCGGTGGCATTGACCCCGGGCTGGCTGCGCTCGGAGATGATGCTGGACAACTACGGGGTGACGGAGGCGAACTGGCGGGACGCCACGGAACGCTCCCCGCACTTCGCGATCTCCGAGACCCCCTCGTACGTGGGGCGGGCGGTGGCGGCGCTGGCCGCCGACCCGGAGGTGGCCCGCTGGAACGGCCGGTCGCTGTCCAGCGGGCAGCTGGCCCGGGAGTACGGCTTCACCGATCTGGACGGAAGCCGGCCGGACGCCTGGCGGTACCTGGTGGAGGTTCAGGACCCGGGCCGGCCGGCCGACACCACCGGCTACCGCTGA
- a CDS encoding galactokinase yields MTADAQDLARRATADPLFRLAAYALEAAHGRPPAAVWSAPHAFHLAPGLVAAAGWPVAAAAAPRTDGLVRLSSLSHPAHSCDLPLEPAGGGDPERLAAVPDWAARPYRLLRALARAGYGAGGTDLHVQSSLTPAAGLATAEPADCAIALAVADVHGAALPRPEDPAREEPAREDPAREELARLMDAALPGGDPALRRAVLFARPGRALLLDPAGPARPVAFDPPASGARLVLMAVRGEPSEWAGELGRAMECARRAGALSAWPPGERPGRSALVLLPQDRVPAVRAGVSAEFRDRGRPVPRFLNIAVAGAARRAE; encoded by the coding sequence GTGACCGCGGATGCGCAGGACCTGGCCCGCCGGGCCACCGCCGACCCCTTGTTCCGGCTGGCCGCGTACGCCCTGGAGGCGGCGCACGGCCGCCCGCCCGCGGCGGTGTGGAGCGCCCCGCACGCCTTCCATCTGGCGCCCGGGCTGGTGGCGGCGGCCGGCTGGCCGGTGGCCGCCGCTGCGGCACCCCGTACGGACGGCCTGGTGCGGCTGAGCTCGCTGAGCCATCCCGCGCACAGCTGCGATCTGCCCCTCGAACCGGCGGGCGGCGGGGACCCCGAGCGGCTTGCCGCGGTCCCGGACTGGGCCGCCCGGCCGTACCGGCTGCTGCGGGCGCTGGCCCGGGCCGGGTACGGAGCCGGGGGGACCGATCTGCATGTGCAGAGCTCGCTCACCCCGGCCGCCGGGCTGGCCACCGCCGAACCGGCGGACTGCGCCATCGCACTGGCCGTGGCCGACGTCCACGGGGCGGCCCTGCCCCGGCCCGAAGACCCGGCCCGCGAGGAACCGGCTCGCGAAGACCCGGCCCGCGAGGAGCTGGCCCGGCTGATGGATGCGGCACTGCCCGGCGGGGACCCTGCGCTGCGCCGGGCCGTGCTGTTCGCCCGCCCCGGCCGGGCGCTGCTGCTCGACCCCGCCGGTCCGGCCCGCCCGGTCGCGTTCGACCCGCCGGCCTCCGGTGCGCGGCTGGTGCTGATGGCCGTACGCGGGGAGCCGTCGGAGTGGGCCGGGGAGCTGGGGCGGGCCATGGAGTGTGCCCGGCGGGCCGGGGCGCTGAGCGCCTGGCCGCCCGGGGAACGGCCCGGGCGCAGCGCGTTGGTGCTGCTCCCGCAGGACCGGGTGCCGGCGGTTCGGGCCGGGGTCTCGGCGGAGTTCCGCGACCGCGGCCGGCCGGTGCCGCGGTTCCTGAACATCGCCGTGGCCGGTGCGGCCCGGCGCGCGGAATGA